The proteins below come from a single Hirundo rustica isolate bHirRus1 chromosome 6, bHirRus1.pri.v3, whole genome shotgun sequence genomic window:
- the USP47 gene encoding ubiquitin carboxyl-terminal hydrolase 47 isoform X4 has product MVPSEENQLVPKEDVFWSCRQSIFAEMKKKFSQAECAAEEPRVLCIIQDTTNSKTVNERVTLNLPASTPLKRLFEDVAAKVGYVNGSFDLMWGNGDSVTDTQTPIDQNSDKTILDAGFEPGKKNFLHLTDKDGEQPHVMQEESGTAEDSAQERFIGPLPREGSIGCTNDYVSQSYSYSSVLSKSETGYVGLVNQAMTCYLNSLLQTLFMTPEFRNALYKWEFEESEEDPERSIPYQLQRLFVLLQTSKKRAIETTDVTRSFGWDSSEAWQQHDVQELCRVMFDALEQKWKQTEQADLINQLYQGKLKDYVRCLECGYEGWRIDTYLDIPLVIRPYGSSQAFASVEEALHAFIQPEILDGPNQYFCERCKKKCDARKGLRFLHFPYLLTLQLKRFDFDYTTMHRIKLNDRMTFPEELDMSVFIDVEDESPQTESCTDSGAENEGSCHSDQMSNDFSNDDGVDEGICLESNSAAERISKAGSEKSSLLYELFSVMVHSGSAAGGHYYACIKSFSDDQWYSFNDQHVSKITQEDIKKTYGGSSGSRGYYSSAFASSTNAYMLIYRLKDPTRNAKFLEAHEYPEHIKQLVQKERELEEQEKRQREIERNTCKIKLFCMHPTKQIMMENKLEVHKDRTLKEAVEIAYKLMDLEEAVPLDCCRLVKYDEFHDYLERSYEGEEDTPMGLLLGGVKSTYMFDLLLETRRPDQIFQCYKPGEVMVKVHVVDLKTESVAPPISVRAYLNQTVSEFKQLISKATHLPAETMRVVLERCYNDLRLLNVSSKTLKAEGFFRSNKVFVESSESLDRHVTYTDSQLWKLLDRHANTIRLYVSLPEQAPGSQLRRALYQKSSGAAGNLDEPCERVKGPVGNMKSVEAILEESTEKLKSLSLQQQQQQEGDNGDSSKSTEASDFENIESPLNEIDSSASAENRELDNQIQISDPENLQSEERSDSDVNNDRSTSSVDSDILSSSHSSDTLCNVDNAPLPLANGLDSHSITSSRRSKANQGKKETWDTAEEDSGTDSEYDESGKSRGEAQYMYFKSEPYAAEEGSGEGQKWLMVHVDKRITLSAFKQHLEPFVGVPSSHFKVFRVYASNQEFESVRLNETLSSFSDDNKITIRLGRALKKGEYRVKVYQLLINEPEPCKFLLDAVFAKGMTVRQSKEELLPQLREQCGLDLTIDRFRLRKKTWKNPGTVFLDYHIYEEDINISSNWEVFLEILDGAEKMKSMSQLAVLSRRWRPSEMKLDSFQEVVLESSSVEELKEKLSEISGIPLENIEFAKGRGTFPCDISILEIHQDLDWNPKVSALNVWPLYICDDGAVIFYRDKTEELMELTDEQRNELMKKESSRLQKTGHRVTYSPRKEKALKIYLDGAPNKDLTQD; this is encoded by the exons GATGTGTTTTGGAGTTGCAGACAGAGTATCTTTGctgaaatgaagaagaaattttcACAG GCAGAATGTGCTGCAGAGGAGCCCCGGGTTCTGTGTATAATACAGGACACCACGAATTCCAAGACGGTGAATGAGCGTGTCACGCTGAACCTGCCGGCTTCCACCCCCCTCAAACGGCTCTTTGAAGACGTGGCTGCCAAAGTGGGCTACGTCAATGGCTCTTTTGATTTGATGTGGGGCAATGGAGACAGCGTCACTGACACG CAGACTCCAATAGATCAGAACAGTGACAAAACCATTCTCGATGCTGGTTTTGAGCCAGGGAAGAAGAACTTTCTGCATTTGACAGACAAGGATGGTGAGCAGCCTCATGTAATGCAG GAGGAGTCAGGTACAGCAGAGGACAGTGCGCAAGAGAGATTTATAGGCCCTCTTCCAAGAGAAGGCTCCATTGGATGTACCAATGACTATGTCAGTCAAAGCTATTCCTATTCTTCAGTCCTGAGCAAATCAGAGACAG GTTATGTGGGGCTGGTAAATCAAGCAATGACTTGCTACTTGAACAGCCTTCTGCAAACACTTTTCATGACTCCTGAATTTAGAAATGCATTGTATAA GTGGGAATTTGAGGAGTCTGAAGAGGATCCTGAGAGGAGTATCCCCTACCAGCTTCAAAGACTGTTTGTTTTACTGCAGACCAGCAAAAAAAGGGCAATTGAAACAACAGATGTTACACGGAGTTTTGGATGGGACAGTAGTGAAG CATGGCAGCAGCATGATGTGCAGGAGCTTTGTAGAGTCATGTTTGATGCTTTGGAGCAGAAATGGAAGCAAACGGAGCAG GCTGATCTTATAAATCAACTGTACCAAGGCAAACTGAAGGACTATGTGAGGTGCCTAGAGTGTGGCTATGAAGGCTGGAGAATCGACACGTACCTGGATATCCCTCTGGTCATCCGGCCCTATGGCTCCAGCCAGGCGTTTGCTAGCGTG GAAGAAGCACTGCATGCTTTCATTCAGCCTGAGATCCTTGATGGCCCAAATCAGTACTTTTGTGAGCGATGTAAGAAGAAATGCGATGCAAGGAAG GGTCTGCGGTTCTTGCACTTTCCATACCTGCTGACATTACAGCTGAAGAGATTTGACTTTGATTACACCACAATGCACAGAATTAAACTCAATGATCGCATGACTTTTCCAGAGGAGTTGGACATGAGTGTCTTTATTGATGTTGAAGATGAG TCTCCTCAGACTGAGAGTTGCACTGATAGTGGAGCTGAAAATGAAGGCAGTTGTCACAGTGATCAGATGAGCAATGATTTTTCGAATGATGATGGAGTTGATGAAGGAATCTGCCTTGAAAGCAATAGTGCAGCAGAGAGGATCTCTAAAGCTGGCAGTGAAAAG AGTTCTTTACTTTATGAGCTCTTTTCTGTCATGGTTCATTCTGGAAGTGCTGCTGGTGGCCATTATTATGCCTGTATAAAATCTTTTAGTGATGATCAGTGGTACAGCTTTAATGATCAGCATGTTAGCAAg ATAACTCAGGAAGATATTAAGAAAACGTATGGAGGATCTTCTGGAAGCAGAGGCTATTATTCCAGTGCTTTTGCTAG TTCCACAAATGCTTACATGCTGATATACAGACTGAAAGATCCAACAAGAAATGCAA AGTTTCTTGAAGCACATGAATATCCAGAGCACATTAAACAATTGgttcagaaagagagagaattaGAAGAACAAGAAAAGAGGCAACGTGAAATTGAACGCAACACGTGCAAG ATTAAATTATTCTGCATGCATCCTACAAAACAAATAATGATGGAGAACAAATTGGAAGTTCATAAGGACAGAACACTGAAGGAAGCTGTGGAAATAGCTTACAAG CTTATGGATTTAGAAGAGGCTGTTCCCTTGGACTGCTGTCGCCTTGTCAAATATGATGAGTTCCATGACTACTTGGAGCGCTCGTACGAAGGAGAGGAGGATACCCCCATGGGTTTGTTACTCGGAGGGGTCAAGTCAACCTACATGTTTGACTTACTGTTGGAAACAAGAAGGCCTGACCAAATTTTCCAATGCTATAAGCCTGGTG AGGTCATGGTAAAAGTTCATGTAGTTGACCTGAAGACTGAATCTGTTGCTCCTCCAATAAGTGTGAGAGCTTATTTGAATCAAACAGTTTCAGAGTTTAAACAGCTGATTTCAAAG GCCACGCACCTGCCTGCTGAAACCATGCGGGTGGTGTTGGAGCGGTGCTACAACGACCTGCGTCTGCTGAACGTGTCCAGCAAAACACTGAAAGCTGAAGGCTTTTTTAGGAGCAACAAG GTGTTTGTTGAAAGCTCAGAGTCCTTGGACCGTCATGTGACCTACACAGACTCTCAGCTGTGGAAGCTTCTGGATCGCCACGCAAACACCATCAGACTGTACGTTTCATTGCCAGAGCAAGCTCCTGGATCCCAGCTCAGAAGGGCACTTTATCAGAAGTCTAGTGGGGCTGCAGGCAACTTGGATGAGCCTTGTGAAAGAGTAAAAGGACCTGTAGGTAATATGAAATCTGTAGAGGCTATTTTGGAAGAAAGCACGGAAAAACTTAAAAGCTTGTCcctgcagcaacagcagcagcaggagggagataACGGagacagcagcaaaagcacagAAGCCAGTGATTTTGAAAACATTGAGTCACCTTTAAATGAAATAGACTCTTCAGCAtcagcagaaaacagagaacTTGACAACCAAATTCAGATTTCTGATCCAGAGAATCTGCAGTCCGAGGAGCGGTCGGACTCGGATGTCAATAACGACAGGAGTACGAGCTCAGTGGACAGCGACATCCTCAGCTCCAGCCACAGCAGTGACACTTTGTGCAACGTGGACAATGCCCCCCTGCCCCTGGCTAACGGACTGGATTCGCACAGCATCACCAGTAGCAGGCGATCAAAAGCCAATCAGGGCAAGAAGGAGACCTGGGACACGGCAGAAGAGGATTCAGGAACAGACAGTGAATACGATGAAAGTGGCAAGAGCAGAGGAGAAGCACAGTATATGTACTTTAAATCAGAACCCTACGCTGCAGAGGAGGGTTCAGGAGAAGGGCAGAAAT GGCTGATGGTGCACGTTGATAAAAGAATTACGCTGTCTGCCTTCAAGCAACACTTGGAGCCTTTTGTTGGAGTTCCGTCTTCTCACTTCAAAGTCTTTAGAGTCTATGCCAGCAATCAAGAGTTTGAGAGTGTTCGGCTGAATGAGACCCTTTCGTCATTCTCTGATGACAATAAG ATAACTATTAGACTTGGAAGAGCCCTTAAGAAGGGTGAATACAGAGTTAAAGTCTATCAGCTCTTGATAAATGAGCCTGAG CCATGCAAGTTTCTTCTAGATGCAGTTTTTGCTAAAGGAATGACTGTCCGACAGTCCAAAGAGGAGCTGCTTCCTCAGCTTCGAGAACAATGTGGCCTAGACTTGACAATTGACAG GTTTCGCCTACGAAAGAAAACCTGGAAGAATCCAGGCACTGTGTTTCTGGATTATCATATCTATGAAGAAGATATCAATATTTCCAGCAACTGGGAGGTCTTCTTAGAAATACTTGATG GAGCAGAAAAGATGAAATCCATGTCACAGCTTGCTGTTTTATCGAGACGATGGAGGCCATCAGAGATGAAATTAGATTCTTTCCAGGAAGTAGTACTAGAAAGCAGCAGTGTCGAAGAATTAAAAGAGAAG CTAAGTGAAATAAGTGGAATACCCTTAGAAAACATCGAATTTGCAAAG GGTAGAGGAACCTTTCCATGCGACATTTCCATACTAGAGATTCATCAAGACTTGGACTGGAATCCAAAAGTATCTGCATTGAATGTCTGGCCCCTGTACATTTGTGATGATGGTGCAGTAATATTTTATAG GGATAAAACTGAAGAATTAATGGAATTAACAGATGAGCAAAGAAATGAactgatgaaaaaagaaagcagcagactCCAGAAAACTGGACACCGGGTAACCTACTCTCCCCGCAAAGAAAAAGCACTAAAAATTTATCTGGATGGAGCACCAAATAAAGATTTGACTCAAGACTGA
- the USP47 gene encoding ubiquitin carboxyl-terminal hydrolase 47 isoform X1 yields the protein MDWRRGGAAALPAGAEEVEEEEEEEEEEEEEEEEEKEEEKKGEDEPRASPRLPLLLTTAFGSACCGLRAAPPAMVPSEENQLVPKEAECAAEEPRVLCIIQDTTNSKTVNERVTLNLPASTPLKRLFEDVAAKVGYVNGSFDLMWGNGDSVTDTTPIDQNSDKTILDAGFEPGKKNFLHLTDKDGEQPHVMQEESGTAEDSAQERFIGPLPREGSIGCTNDYVSQSYSYSSVLSKSETGYVGLVNQAMTCYLNSLLQTLFMTPEFRNALYKWEFEESEEDPERSIPYQLQRLFVLLQTSKKRAIETTDVTRSFGWDSSEAWQQHDVQELCRVMFDALEQKWKQTEQADLINQLYQGKLKDYVRCLECGYEGWRIDTYLDIPLVIRPYGSSQAFASVEEALHAFIQPEILDGPNQYFCERCKKKCDARKGLRFLHFPYLLTLQLKRFDFDYTTMHRIKLNDRMTFPEELDMSVFIDVEDEKSPQTESCTDSGAENEGSCHSDQMSNDFSNDDGVDEGICLESNSAAERISKAGSEKSSLLYELFSVMVHSGSAAGGHYYACIKSFSDDQWYSFNDQHVSKITQEDIKKTYGGSSGSRGYYSSAFASSTNAYMLIYRLKDPTRNAKFLEAHEYPEHIKQLVQKERELEEQEKRQREIERNTCKIKLFCMHPTKQIMMENKLEVHKDRTLKEAVEIAYKLMDLEEAVPLDCCRLVKYDEFHDYLERSYEGEEDTPMGLLLGGVKSTYMFDLLLETRRPDQIFQCYKPGEVMVKVHVVDLKTESVAPPISVRAYLNQTVSEFKQLISKATHLPAETMRVVLERCYNDLRLLNVSSKTLKAEGFFRSNKVFVESSESLDRHVTYTDSQLWKLLDRHANTIRLYVSLPEQAPGSQLRRALYQKSSGAAGNLDEPCERVKGPVGNMKSVEAILEESTEKLKSLSLQQQQQQEGDNGDSSKSTEASDFENIESPLNEIDSSASAENRELDNQIQISDPENLQSEERSDSDVNNDRSTSSVDSDILSSSHSSDTLCNVDNAPLPLANGLDSHSITSSRRSKANQGKKETWDTAEEDSGTDSEYDESGKSRGEAQYMYFKSEPYAAEEGSGEGQKWLMVHVDKRITLSAFKQHLEPFVGVPSSHFKVFRVYASNQEFESVRLNETLSSFSDDNKITIRLGRALKKGEYRVKVYQLLINEPEPCKFLLDAVFAKGMTVRQSKEELLPQLREQCGLDLTIDRFRLRKKTWKNPGTVFLDYHIYEEDINISSNWEVFLEILDGAEKMKSMSQLAVLSRRWRPSEMKLDSFQEVVLESSSVEELKEKLSEISGIPLENIEFAKGRGTFPCDISILEIHQDLDWNPKVSALNVWPLYICDDGAVIFYRDKTEELMELTDEQRNELMKKESSRLQKTGHRVTYSPRKEKALKIYLDGAPNKDLTQD from the exons GCAGAATGTGCTGCAGAGGAGCCCCGGGTTCTGTGTATAATACAGGACACCACGAATTCCAAGACGGTGAATGAGCGTGTCACGCTGAACCTGCCGGCTTCCACCCCCCTCAAACGGCTCTTTGAAGACGTGGCTGCCAAAGTGGGCTACGTCAATGGCTCTTTTGATTTGATGTGGGGCAATGGAGACAGCGTCACTGACACG ACTCCAATAGATCAGAACAGTGACAAAACCATTCTCGATGCTGGTTTTGAGCCAGGGAAGAAGAACTTTCTGCATTTGACAGACAAGGATGGTGAGCAGCCTCATGTAATGCAG GAGGAGTCAGGTACAGCAGAGGACAGTGCGCAAGAGAGATTTATAGGCCCTCTTCCAAGAGAAGGCTCCATTGGATGTACCAATGACTATGTCAGTCAAAGCTATTCCTATTCTTCAGTCCTGAGCAAATCAGAGACAG GTTATGTGGGGCTGGTAAATCAAGCAATGACTTGCTACTTGAACAGCCTTCTGCAAACACTTTTCATGACTCCTGAATTTAGAAATGCATTGTATAA GTGGGAATTTGAGGAGTCTGAAGAGGATCCTGAGAGGAGTATCCCCTACCAGCTTCAAAGACTGTTTGTTTTACTGCAGACCAGCAAAAAAAGGGCAATTGAAACAACAGATGTTACACGGAGTTTTGGATGGGACAGTAGTGAAG CATGGCAGCAGCATGATGTGCAGGAGCTTTGTAGAGTCATGTTTGATGCTTTGGAGCAGAAATGGAAGCAAACGGAGCAG GCTGATCTTATAAATCAACTGTACCAAGGCAAACTGAAGGACTATGTGAGGTGCCTAGAGTGTGGCTATGAAGGCTGGAGAATCGACACGTACCTGGATATCCCTCTGGTCATCCGGCCCTATGGCTCCAGCCAGGCGTTTGCTAGCGTG GAAGAAGCACTGCATGCTTTCATTCAGCCTGAGATCCTTGATGGCCCAAATCAGTACTTTTGTGAGCGATGTAAGAAGAAATGCGATGCAAGGAAG GGTCTGCGGTTCTTGCACTTTCCATACCTGCTGACATTACAGCTGAAGAGATTTGACTTTGATTACACCACAATGCACAGAATTAAACTCAATGATCGCATGACTTTTCCAGAGGAGTTGGACATGAGTGTCTTTATTGATGTTGAAGATGAG AAGTCTCCTCAGACTGAGAGTTGCACTGATAGTGGAGCTGAAAATGAAGGCAGTTGTCACAGTGATCAGATGAGCAATGATTTTTCGAATGATGATGGAGTTGATGAAGGAATCTGCCTTGAAAGCAATAGTGCAGCAGAGAGGATCTCTAAAGCTGGCAGTGAAAAG AGTTCTTTACTTTATGAGCTCTTTTCTGTCATGGTTCATTCTGGAAGTGCTGCTGGTGGCCATTATTATGCCTGTATAAAATCTTTTAGTGATGATCAGTGGTACAGCTTTAATGATCAGCATGTTAGCAAg ATAACTCAGGAAGATATTAAGAAAACGTATGGAGGATCTTCTGGAAGCAGAGGCTATTATTCCAGTGCTTTTGCTAG TTCCACAAATGCTTACATGCTGATATACAGACTGAAAGATCCAACAAGAAATGCAA AGTTTCTTGAAGCACATGAATATCCAGAGCACATTAAACAATTGgttcagaaagagagagaattaGAAGAACAAGAAAAGAGGCAACGTGAAATTGAACGCAACACGTGCAAG ATTAAATTATTCTGCATGCATCCTACAAAACAAATAATGATGGAGAACAAATTGGAAGTTCATAAGGACAGAACACTGAAGGAAGCTGTGGAAATAGCTTACAAG CTTATGGATTTAGAAGAGGCTGTTCCCTTGGACTGCTGTCGCCTTGTCAAATATGATGAGTTCCATGACTACTTGGAGCGCTCGTACGAAGGAGAGGAGGATACCCCCATGGGTTTGTTACTCGGAGGGGTCAAGTCAACCTACATGTTTGACTTACTGTTGGAAACAAGAAGGCCTGACCAAATTTTCCAATGCTATAAGCCTGGTG AGGTCATGGTAAAAGTTCATGTAGTTGACCTGAAGACTGAATCTGTTGCTCCTCCAATAAGTGTGAGAGCTTATTTGAATCAAACAGTTTCAGAGTTTAAACAGCTGATTTCAAAG GCCACGCACCTGCCTGCTGAAACCATGCGGGTGGTGTTGGAGCGGTGCTACAACGACCTGCGTCTGCTGAACGTGTCCAGCAAAACACTGAAAGCTGAAGGCTTTTTTAGGAGCAACAAG GTGTTTGTTGAAAGCTCAGAGTCCTTGGACCGTCATGTGACCTACACAGACTCTCAGCTGTGGAAGCTTCTGGATCGCCACGCAAACACCATCAGACTGTACGTTTCATTGCCAGAGCAAGCTCCTGGATCCCAGCTCAGAAGGGCACTTTATCAGAAGTCTAGTGGGGCTGCAGGCAACTTGGATGAGCCTTGTGAAAGAGTAAAAGGACCTGTAGGTAATATGAAATCTGTAGAGGCTATTTTGGAAGAAAGCACGGAAAAACTTAAAAGCTTGTCcctgcagcaacagcagcagcaggagggagataACGGagacagcagcaaaagcacagAAGCCAGTGATTTTGAAAACATTGAGTCACCTTTAAATGAAATAGACTCTTCAGCAtcagcagaaaacagagaacTTGACAACCAAATTCAGATTTCTGATCCAGAGAATCTGCAGTCCGAGGAGCGGTCGGACTCGGATGTCAATAACGACAGGAGTACGAGCTCAGTGGACAGCGACATCCTCAGCTCCAGCCACAGCAGTGACACTTTGTGCAACGTGGACAATGCCCCCCTGCCCCTGGCTAACGGACTGGATTCGCACAGCATCACCAGTAGCAGGCGATCAAAAGCCAATCAGGGCAAGAAGGAGACCTGGGACACGGCAGAAGAGGATTCAGGAACAGACAGTGAATACGATGAAAGTGGCAAGAGCAGAGGAGAAGCACAGTATATGTACTTTAAATCAGAACCCTACGCTGCAGAGGAGGGTTCAGGAGAAGGGCAGAAAT GGCTGATGGTGCACGTTGATAAAAGAATTACGCTGTCTGCCTTCAAGCAACACTTGGAGCCTTTTGTTGGAGTTCCGTCTTCTCACTTCAAAGTCTTTAGAGTCTATGCCAGCAATCAAGAGTTTGAGAGTGTTCGGCTGAATGAGACCCTTTCGTCATTCTCTGATGACAATAAG ATAACTATTAGACTTGGAAGAGCCCTTAAGAAGGGTGAATACAGAGTTAAAGTCTATCAGCTCTTGATAAATGAGCCTGAG CCATGCAAGTTTCTTCTAGATGCAGTTTTTGCTAAAGGAATGACTGTCCGACAGTCCAAAGAGGAGCTGCTTCCTCAGCTTCGAGAACAATGTGGCCTAGACTTGACAATTGACAG GTTTCGCCTACGAAAGAAAACCTGGAAGAATCCAGGCACTGTGTTTCTGGATTATCATATCTATGAAGAAGATATCAATATTTCCAGCAACTGGGAGGTCTTCTTAGAAATACTTGATG GAGCAGAAAAGATGAAATCCATGTCACAGCTTGCTGTTTTATCGAGACGATGGAGGCCATCAGAGATGAAATTAGATTCTTTCCAGGAAGTAGTACTAGAAAGCAGCAGTGTCGAAGAATTAAAAGAGAAG CTAAGTGAAATAAGTGGAATACCCTTAGAAAACATCGAATTTGCAAAG GGTAGAGGAACCTTTCCATGCGACATTTCCATACTAGAGATTCATCAAGACTTGGACTGGAATCCAAAAGTATCTGCATTGAATGTCTGGCCCCTGTACATTTGTGATGATGGTGCAGTAATATTTTATAG GGATAAAACTGAAGAATTAATGGAATTAACAGATGAGCAAAGAAATGAactgatgaaaaaagaaagcagcagactCCAGAAAACTGGACACCGGGTAACCTACTCTCCCCGCAAAGAAAAAGCACTAAAAATTTATCTGGATGGAGCACCAAATAAAGATTTGACTCAAGACTGA